In Candidatus Hydrogenedens sp., a single genomic region encodes these proteins:
- a CDS encoding right-handed parallel beta-helix repeat-containing protein yields the protein MLKQLPFPFHSFVANALCVKHLKLSFFIMLTLSSLTVSATTVDKLQSPPSLSIYIIPNSKAVNDIIKICGKTSCQQTQHIASLNNISAESISNNNRGTAIVFNSIEDAKAKILEIKKVQGLPPGGIEVILKEGEYTLPSTLIFTEEDSGTEQSPIIYRAEPGTYVVITGGIRLSNFKKVSDEPGSERINPEVKDNIFVLDLTRYGISSLPPLELAGFGSRKVRTADRNYQNYNTFPCPELFYNRLPMTIARFPNQGFLRVAGVQGDKDESDPNNPNLMKNVRLKLEGCPLANWSKETNILLYGYWYYDWADSYETVSSVNVETSDVLLAGPGSAYGYREGARYYAINLLCELDQPGEWYIDREHMLLYFYPPASLDGANIELSLSDKPMIIFKNAGYITLENIHFRLNATNILQIFDGNNIQISGCSFSESAGYGITIGNGKNHKIQSCDFTTLGKGGIYLAGGNRKDLTPSNFVVDNCYFYNLARIDHTYNPAVYATGCGHTLTHNLVHKNPSSAFRIDANDCLIEFNEIFDVLLESDDQGGADMWGNPAYRGVVYRYNYWHHIGNWQENAEQLSCGQAGIRLDDAISGVHIYGNIFYHSSSGENGFGGIQIHGGKDNLVENNIFAECRIGISCTPWSTEHWTNFVKSIWDNQDIDKDLYLQRYPELNHLYENINQNTARNNIFWNCKKTIVRAPSNFIFENNLETTEEQLFPYAKEGNFNTNETWLGSQNFSFTSIPFNSIGLYKDTYRTKLPEEIIRKGRTQQ from the coding sequence ATGTTAAAGCAACTTCCATTTCCATTCCATTCTTTTGTTGCAAATGCTCTCTGTGTCAAACATCTTAAGCTTTCGTTTTTCATCATGCTAACACTTTCCAGCCTAACCGTTTCCGCAACAACGGTTGATAAACTACAATCACCACCTTCTTTAAGCATATATATTATTCCTAACAGCAAAGCGGTCAATGACATTATTAAGATATGTGGCAAAACCTCCTGTCAGCAAACACAACACATTGCTTCCCTTAATAATATAAGTGCCGAATCCATTAGTAATAATAATCGTGGAACAGCAATCGTATTTAATTCTATAGAAGATGCAAAGGCAAAGATACTTGAGATAAAAAAAGTACAAGGTCTTCCGCCAGGTGGTATTGAAGTCATTTTGAAAGAAGGTGAGTATACCCTTCCATCAACCCTCATTTTTACGGAGGAAGATAGTGGCACAGAACAATCACCAATAATATATCGAGCCGAACCAGGAACCTATGTTGTCATAACTGGCGGTATTCGTTTATCTAATTTTAAGAAAGTGTCAGATGAGCCTGGCTCAGAGCGAATTAATCCTGAGGTAAAAGACAACATTTTTGTCCTTGACTTAACCCGTTACGGTATAAGCTCATTGCCACCATTAGAACTTGCAGGCTTTGGAAGTAGAAAGGTTCGCACGGCAGATAGAAACTATCAAAATTATAACACTTTCCCATGTCCTGAACTTTTCTATAATAGACTCCCCATGACCATTGCCCGTTTTCCGAATCAAGGGTTTCTTCGTGTTGCTGGAGTTCAGGGAGATAAAGATGAGTCTGACCCAAACAATCCAAATCTCATGAAAAACGTCCGTTTGAAATTAGAAGGTTGTCCCCTTGCCAATTGGAGCAAAGAGACGAATATCCTTTTATATGGCTACTGGTATTATGATTGGGCAGACTCATACGAAACAGTGTCATCAGTAAATGTAGAAACCAGCGACGTCCTATTAGCGGGTCCAGGGTCTGCTTATGGTTACCGTGAAGGTGCACGTTACTATGCCATCAATCTATTATGCGAATTAGACCAGCCTGGCGAATGGTATATTGACCGCGAACACATGCTCCTTTATTTCTATCCACCTGCATCATTAGACGGAGCCAATATAGAACTTTCCCTATCTGATAAGCCAATGATTATTTTTAAAAATGCAGGTTATATCACACTTGAAAACATCCATTTCCGATTAAATGCCACTAATATATTACAAATATTCGACGGTAATAATATCCAGATATCGGGTTGCTCCTTCTCTGAATCCGCAGGCTATGGCATCACCATCGGTAATGGCAAAAATCACAAAATCCAGTCTTGCGATTTTACAACCTTAGGCAAAGGAGGCATTTACCTTGCAGGTGGTAATCGTAAAGATTTAACACCCTCTAACTTTGTGGTGGATAATTGTTATTTCTATAATCTTGCCCGTATCGACCATACCTATAATCCTGCGGTTTATGCTACTGGTTGTGGACATACACTTACGCACAACCTTGTTCACAAAAATCCGAGCAGTGCCTTCAGAATAGATGCCAACGATTGTCTAATCGAGTTCAATGAAATCTTTGATGTCCTATTAGAATCGGATGACCAAGGCGGAGCTGACATGTGGGGAAACCCTGCCTATCGTGGTGTTGTTTACCGCTACAATTATTGGCATCATATCGGCAATTGGCAGGAAAATGCGGAACAATTGAGCTGTGGTCAGGCTGGGATACGATTAGATGACGCAATCTCAGGGGTTCACATTTATGGGAATATCTTTTACCACTCCTCCTCTGGTGAAAATGGGTTTGGAGGTATTCAAATACATGGTGGAAAGGATAATCTTGTTGAGAATAACATTTTCGCAGAATGTCGAATTGGTATCAGTTGCACCCCTTGGAGTACTGAGCATTGGACAAATTTTGTTAAAAGTATATGGGACAATCAAGACATAGATAAAGACCTCTATTTGCAACGATACCCCGAACTAAACCATTTGTACGAAAACATTAACCAAAACACTGCCCGTAATAACATCTTCTGGAACTGTAAAAAAACAATAGTACGTGCCCCATCCAATTTCATTTTCGAAAACAATCTGGAAACTACGGAAGAGCAACTGTTCCCCTATGCGAAAGAAGGAAATTTCAACACAAATGAGACATGGTTAGGTTCTCAGAATTTTTCATTCACATCTATCCCATTTAACTCCATCGGCTTATACAAGGATACGTATCGGACAAAACTACCTGAGGAAATTATCCGCAAAGGCAGAACACAACAATAA
- a CDS encoding DNRLRE domain-containing protein, which yields MKLKHKIIVLIFAYLLLVTHISSAIGVRAHIEIGLQAIRNYIQPWREQCSGISTLFEDTEVYPAFYAGCAFPDWGYGEINPDSAEASHWNKFMTTYVSILKQKLPSLPPSVARKEVAFFLGVVVHNISDIPWHFDEVGHRSFLSSAREEGNSSHRDAEFSTDVFLFAESQTEPLIPLELYWPYETILECFKQIDMDVTAEQLKAGCTREQAYLTTGPFLAMTQFESMKQKHNWVYQHYKNYYYGGLEHNASAVSTFMKYYFAIITDNMFIQNSLSYAPYVRRNNDYIPICDIQDTTIIKNMPDNNAGMEPFLSVGKQENNEWKILIRCALPPIFEKENLKKASIWLYAEQIEYSADLKFITIKTQRITTPWDEGTGSSNEFSGKEGCSTLGVNWSTQPEVDGSSTQLIAIPISPNWIQIDITEYVKYWMDNPQLNYGINISMAENTDKNCVIRFFSSDAFRENDSPFCGGERTAYRPAFTILNKNTLTEYLFPDKTTKHQK from the coding sequence ATGAAACTAAAACATAAAATAATAGTTCTAATCTTTGCCTATTTACTTCTCGTCACACATATATCCTCTGCCATTGGTGTCCGTGCACATATTGAAATCGGGTTGCAGGCAATCCGTAACTATATCCAGCCATGGCGTGAACAATGTTCTGGTATTTCAACACTTTTCGAAGATACTGAGGTATATCCTGCTTTTTATGCGGGCTGTGCTTTCCCCGATTGGGGCTATGGTGAGATTAACCCTGATTCCGCAGAAGCGTCGCATTGGAACAAATTCATGACGACATATGTCTCCATTCTAAAGCAAAAACTTCCATCCTTACCGCCATCCGTTGCTCGGAAAGAAGTGGCTTTTTTCCTCGGCGTTGTAGTTCATAATATTTCCGATATACCATGGCATTTTGATGAAGTGGGGCATCGCTCATTTTTAAGTTCTGCCCGCGAAGAAGGCAATTCATCCCATCGTGATGCGGAATTTAGCACAGATGTCTTCCTATTCGCCGAAAGTCAAACAGAACCGCTCATTCCTCTCGAATTGTATTGGCCTTATGAGACAATATTAGAATGTTTCAAACAGATAGACATGGACGTAACTGCAGAACAACTGAAAGCAGGGTGCACTCGTGAACAGGCATATCTAACAACAGGTCCTTTCCTTGCTATGACACAATTTGAGTCTATGAAACAAAAGCATAATTGGGTTTATCAACATTATAAAAATTATTACTACGGCGGTTTAGAGCATAATGCTTCCGCTGTGAGCACGTTTATGAAATATTACTTTGCAATAATTACCGATAATATGTTCATCCAAAATAGTTTAAGTTATGCACCATACGTCCGCCGTAATAATGACTACATCCCTATATGTGATATTCAAGACACCACCATTATCAAAAATATGCCTGACAACAATGCAGGGATGGAACCTTTCCTCTCTGTTGGGAAACAAGAAAACAACGAATGGAAAATTCTTATCCGCTGTGCACTACCTCCCATTTTTGAAAAGGAAAACCTGAAAAAGGCTTCAATCTGGTTATATGCAGAACAGATAGAATATTCCGCCGACCTAAAATTTATTACAATAAAAACACAACGAATTACAACACCGTGGGATGAAGGAACAGGGAGTAGTAATGAGTTCAGTGGGAAAGAGGGTTGTTCTACATTGGGGGTAAATTGGTCTACTCAACCTGAAGTTGATGGTAGTTCTACTCAGCTGATAGCCATACCAATCTCACCGAATTGGATACAGATTGACATTACAGAGTATGTAAAGTATTGGATGGATAATCCTCAATTAAACTATGGCATAAATATATCAATGGCTGAGAATACAGACAAGAATTGCGTTATCCGCTTCTTCTCATCGGATGCATTTCGTGAAAATGATAGCCCTTTTTGTGGTGGAGAAAGAACTGCATATCGCCCTGCCTTCACTATATTAAACAAAAATACACTCACGGAGTACCTATTCCCTGATAAAACTACAAAACACCAAAAATGA